The DNA window GGCTATAACACCTGCTCAAATTGAAATCGCTATTCAGGCTTTTGAAGAGTTAGAGCAAAGAAACCAATCTCTTGAAAAACAATGGCTCATGAAAATTAAGCGGGCAGAATATGAGGCGCAACTTGCTCAACGCCGTTATGAAGAAGTTGATCCTTCCAACCGTTTGGTAGCAGCGACTCTTGAAAAAGATTGGAACGATGCGCTGACCTTCCTGCAAGAAGTCCAATCTCAATATACTGATTATCAAAAGCAAAATATCCTAGTAACAACAAAAGAGCAGAAAGAGAATTTATTGACTCTTGCTAAAGATTTTCCACGCTTATGGAATGCTCCTTCCACCTCATCCAAAGATCGTAAACGCATGCTCCGTTTGCTCATAAAGGACATCACAATTGAAAAAAGTAAAACAGAACGGAAGGTTATTTTGCACATGTGTTGGCATGGCGGTGCCTTAGAGTCTCTTGAAGTTCCGATCCCTCCACCATCATATGAAAGATGGAGGCACTCAGATGAAATTGTTAATAGAGTCAGAGAATTAGCCCTGACCCTAACAGACCGAGAAATTGTTGAAAAATTTAATCAAGAATGCCTTAGAACAAATAAGGGCAATCCTTTTACTCTCTATAGTATAGAATGGATTCGATTTAAACATAAGATTCCTGCTACGTTACCCAGACCAGATGAACTTTCTATCAACCAAGCTGCAGAAAAATTTAATGTGAGTCATCATGTTGTGCGTTATTGGATTGAGCGAAAAATGGTTAATGCGCGTCGTTTGCGCCAAAAATTTTGGGTATCACTTGACCCAGATAAAGAAGCTGCATTAAAAAAGAAAGTTGAAAGCTCAACTAAAATTGCAGTTGCTCGTTTAAAATCCCAAAGTTCAACTGTAGGAGGGGCATTATGAAACCACCGTCGGAATACTCAATGGCCTTTGGCCTCCACCTCGACTCTTAGGAATATATATCCGACGCAGTGGCTGAGGTTGATACCCCCGCCGTCGTAATGTTTTAACCGCTTCTATCTTCTGTTTTGGCGTTTTCCAAAGAACACCATCAACCCCTGAAGTTTTAGCTCCATAGCTTTGAGTTACTCGTCTAACAGCCAAGAGTTTGGCGCAATTGAGTGCGTCAACAACCACTGTAAGGCTTTCACCTTACCGTAGCGTTTTTCTCGAACAGCCTTTGCGATACGCAATTGCAGTCGCCTTACTTCTTCGCTAATCTGTTGCCAGTTGATGGTTGTCCAGGTTAGTTCTAAAGCTGGAGATGCACCAGTCAATGATATTGTCATTGCCGACATTTGCTTTTCTTCATTCTTATGGTTCTCCAATTTATCTCGCAAAGAAAGACCAGTTGGACGTAGGCCTGCTTTCGCAGAGGGTGACGTTTAAACCCTTATCCGCCCCATTACAGGACGACATTCGCTTCTTCCAACCTCCCAATCCTGCACAACCATAGGTCATTCTTGCGACTGACTGTCCCTTACGGGAGTTGTACAGGGTTTCCACGTTCCATTTAAAGAAGTTATGACGGGTTAGGTGCCTGCTGTTGACCGAGAGATATACTGACCACGAGGATGTAAATCCGAACCATCCTCCTATCTCTGTTACCTTTTGGTTCAAGTGTAAATCAACTACTTTCACTTGTTTCCGATTACGATCTTTATCGCAGATTCACTTGTATTCACCATACCGTCTACCTAGCACTCACCTGGCTTGTAGTTGCCAGGAGAGACCTTCCCTCACGGTTTGGTCCCCGCACGTTCCCATGCCTTGTTACATTGTTAGGATTGCTACTTTATTCAAATCCTTAGGTTCATCTAGTGGTATAAATGGTTTATGATGTATTCATATAAACAACTCCTTTAAATAGCCTCGTGTCGCAGCGGATTCATCGGAATACGTAAGCGCCAAAGACTACAAAGGATTTCTTATTAAACCAACAAAGTTTGTTGATGAAAACTTGTTCATTGAAGAGTGGGATAATGTTCAAAGGCTAGTTGCCTCTCTTCTCATGGGGGACGCTACTCCCAGCATTGTTATAAGAAAATTGGCATCCAAAGACTATACAAGCAAAGCAAAGAGAGCCCTCGCTCAATACAGCCATCTCGTTAGGTCTCAATTTATTCTAACATATATACATGATCCAGAGTTTAGAGGCGCTATTATGTACGCCCTAAACCGTGGGGAGCTATACAATTCCCTGTATCGTGCGATCTGTCTCTTAAATAACGGTGAACTCAGAGGAAAGAGTGAAATTGAAATGGAAGTATGGTACCAATGTACGAGATTTATTGCGGCAGTCATCCACTATTATAACGCTTACATCCTAAATAGCCTCTATGTTCGCTCGAAAGATGAAGATGAGAAGAATTTTTTGGTAAACCTGTCACCCACTGCTCGTACGCATCTTAACCTGCTTGGATACTATCAATTTGATACACAATCAAGCGTCGACTGGATTGAAAAATAGTTAGATCAATGGGATTGGAAAACAAATGGAGATTTTGTTGAAAAAGTTTAGTAAAATATCTATATTAATCAGATACATATAATTTTTCTCCAAAATTTATGTTGGTGAATTTATCGACATTTATCAATA is part of the Alphaproteobacteria bacterium genome and encodes:
- a CDS encoding transposase — protein: MFIEEWDNVQRLVASLLMGDATPSIVIRKLASKDYTSKAKRALAQYSHLVRSQFILTYIHDPEFRGAIMYALNRGELYNSLYRAICLLNNGELRGKSEIEMEVWYQCTRFIAAVIHYYNAYILNSLYVRSKDEDEKNFLVNLSPTARTHLNLLGYYQFDTQSSVDWIEK